Part of the Phocoena phocoena chromosome 8, mPhoPho1.1, whole genome shotgun sequence genome, CTGGCTGTCAGAGAAACCACAGGCCCCACCATGGAGCAGGAACTAGATGACAGAGGGATGGGTAATGGATGGGGGCATGCTTATGGCTTCCTCATTTGTGGGAGCTGAGCTGAGCCCAGCCCGGTTATCAAACCTGGGGACCGTCTGGGGATGGCTGGACTCATTCATGGAGCCAGAGTGGCAAAATCAGGGCCAGGCAGAGCAGGAGAGGTCTAATCCCCTGGGGCATGGCCCCAGCACTCATGGCCAAGGCATAGAACCTCGCCACCTCCTCATTGGGGTTGCCCTGGGCGGGGTCGAACCACATCTGGATGCAGCGGCCACTGCCCCGGCTGTAGTTGCTGAGCTTGTAGGAGTTACTCCAGAGGCCCTCACACAGGGCTGCCGGCGTGGGGAAGTAGAACTCAAATGTGCCACAGGTGGTCCCAGTTGGGCACTTGTTAGATCCTGCAGGGGGAGAGAGGGTAGGCACGGACATTCAGCCCCTGGGCCCAAAACTCATTTCTGGCCCCCCTTAGAAATCCTTGCCCAACCCCAAATCTTCAAACCCCCTTTCTGCATTCTCCacctccatccccccaccctcaGGCCCTCACCTGAGGTCCAGTTCCAGCCCTTTTGCCAGTTGGTCTTGCAGGTGTAGGAGGTGCGGCAGTCTTCCCACCAGCTCTGACAGTCCTCTTTGCACAGGGGCACGTTCAGGAACCGTTCTTTGCGCCAGCTCTGGTTCACCtggggggagcagggggagggagggctccAGTCAGCCTGAGATGTTGGTAGGAACAGCCTTGACTGAGTTGGGCGACAGCCTgccggggtggggtgagggagacaCCAATACCTCCTGGATCCAGGGCCCCAGGTTAGGTGAGCACTCGTAGAGGCAGTTGTCCTGAATGAAGTGGCGCTTGCAGGCAGGCTTCATCTTGCCACAGTGCTCCCAGTTAAAGTTATACAGGGAGGAGGTGTCCCTGTGCAGCTCCTGGCTGACTTTGGCAGAGCAGCAGGCATTCTTCTTCCAGGGGATGCACTGAGCGGGGGGGAAGACATGAGACTAACTGCCTCCCCGACCACAAGCTCTGCCACCTCCAGCCTCTTCCCATTTGGCTCTTGCCCTCCTGCCCCAGGTAGGTTGTCCTAGGAACGCTCGCTGTTAGGACCTCTCTGTCCTTGACCTCCGGAAACTCTGGTCTTGGGAGAGACTCAATTACAACAGTGTGATGGGGAGGCAGGGGTAGTGAGAACCTGGGAGAAACCCTGTCTTGGGGAGACAATAGTTTTCATTTATACAGCGCTTGATACTTTATACAAAGTATcactaaaaaataattactgagtACTTGTTTTATGCCAGTTGctgttctagatgctgggaaTATAGAAGAGAACAACAGAAATATGTGTTCTGGTGAGGGGAGACAGTaagaactaaaagagaaaaaaatatatatcaagatCCGATCAGTTATATGGAGGAAATTACAGCAGGGAATGGAAATATGGAGTATGGGATGACTGTTGAAATTTTCTGGCTGGTTGTGAACAGCCTCACTGGAAGGTGGCATTTTGAGCAAAGGAGGAAAGGGGATACGCTATGCAGTAATATACAGTGAAGTCTCTCACCCTTTAAACCCCTGGAGTTGCCCACCTCAGTCCTACCCCTACCCCACCACAAGAGCAAGTCCTGTCCCAttcctttgtgtgtctgtgtgcttctctgggcctcagtttcctaatttgtGTCGTGTGGAGGAGAACATCATCTACCCACATCGCAGGACCCCTGGGAATATGAAATCACACACGGAAAACACATGACAcctggtaggtgctcagtaaacgaTCATTCTGCCTTATTGCCGACACGATATCCTATCCTGAGCAGGCCACCCCTAGAATCACGCCAGCCACTCCCCCGCATCCTACCTTCACCTTCTCCCACAGTGATAATtcgggatgtgtgtgtgtggtgaagggGCTGACCCCGTGACCCCTCCCTCGCCACCCTGACTTCCTCTTCCTTGTCTGAAcaagccccctccctgcccagagCCACACTCCATCCTCACCTGGTCATGTAGCTTGTCCTCAGGTCCTGGCTTTATCTTGTGGTGCTTGGCATCCATGCAGACATTGAGCAGATCTGTCCTGGCCTGGGCACTGCACTGGTAGGCCATCCAGGCCAGAAACAGCAGAAGGGGTGTTAATTTCCAGGGCATGTCTTTCTTTTCCTGCAGAGGCAGCTGTGGTTAGGGAGACCAAAGCCTGAGGGGAGAGAGTCCCGTGCAGGGTTCCCCCTTCACctcctgcctcagtctccccagctcCACACTGAAGGATGGGGTCAGACCCTGTTCCTTCAGTGTTGGGGTCCTGAGGCTCCTTGAGACTGAAGTAGAGAAGATCGGCAAAAGGGATGGCTCCCTCACCTCAGGCTCGAAGGGCTCAGAAGGGGATCTGGGATTAGAGGGTGAGCCCTGGGGGAATCTTCCCAAGGTAGAGGAGATGCCTTGTGCTCTCACCTTCTCTCTGGACTTGATCTAAGAAAAGTAACTAAATAATTCAGGTCCATGCTCTGCTCCCCTGAAAGGGGCCAGGGACACACAGTGCCCTCATCCTGTGTCCAGCAAGTGCCCTGCCTTTACACCCTGGATCACTTGGGTTCCCATGCCAGGTTAGAAACCCTGTTAGCCCTGAGGTGGCAGCAGCCCAGCTCTGCTGAGTTCTCCGGATCAGCACAAGGATCAAGTGAGGTAACACGCAGGATGGTGTTTGGTTAAATGATACAGAAATGACAagggtggtttttttgtttgtttttttaaagattccacatataagcagtatcatatgattcttgtctttctctgtctggttcatttcacttagtatgataatctctaggtccgtccatgttgttgcaaatggcatcatttcattcttttctatggctgagtaatattccattgtatatatgtaccacatcttctttatccactcagtctgttgatggacatttaggttgctactgggactctactttttttttttaatttatttttggttgcattaggtctttgttgctgcacgagggctttctttagttgtgtctACAACTAGTtggggctactctgcgttgcggtgtgcagccttctcattgcagtggcttctcttgttgcggaacacaggctctaggcacgcgggcttcagtagttgtggcacgcgggctcagtacttgtggcacgtgggctctagagcgcaggctcagtagtcgtggcacacgggcttagttgctccgcagcatgtgggatcttcctggaccagctcgaacccgtgtcccctgccttggcaggcagattcttaaccactgcaccacgagggaagcccctggggtggttgtttttaaacagctttgCTTTCTCAGACTTTTTCCTTCCCTATTCTCTGAAAGCCATTTCCTCCTGTCCACCCCCCACATCGTGACTCTGGCCTCCTCAGCTCTTTCTGGACAGATGCACCAGATCCCTACCTTATCCCTCAAAACACAAATGCAGGACCCTAGGACCTGAGGGACAACATAAGAGTCCCTCACATTGGAGCTGCTAACCAGACAAGCACTTAGAGTCGTGGGAGACCCCCAGCAAAAGTGATGGCCCACTACTCTGTCCATGACTGCCTCTCACCTTTCGCCCCGCCCATGACAGATCTTTTCCTTTAGGCTCTGTCACCGAGGGACCTAAGAGTTGATAATAGagactttcctctccctccccatcccccatgcAGTTGATCACCAAGCCCTGGCAAGGTCTCTCTGAAAACGTTTCTGGAATTCACTTCCCTTGGCTCTGTGTTTGGGGTAAGGTCTTCCCTCCTCCAGTTTCTTCCCCTTCAAGTCACCTTCCCCGCAggagccagagtgatctttctaaagaGAGATATGCCCCGCCCCTATGCGCCAACCTGCCAAGTGTCCCCAGTGTCCTGTCACCATCCCCTCCTTAGGGCAACTTGCCTGAGCCTCCTTTGCTGCTGGGCGCACACACAACTCTGGATTGGCCTGTCTTCAGGTTGGCAGCAGCTCCAAGCCGCAGCACTGCCCTCTGTGTTCTCTGTCCTCAGCGCCGGATAGACTGACTAGGAACTCTGGGAAGCATAGATACAATTTCCTCTTTCAGTTTTCCTcctgctcttccttctcttcccatcccaccctcttcaggattgctttagtCTGTCAAATGATCCATTcctgttttcattcatctctttatttgttaatttattcattccaGGGTCCACACATTCAACATGCATCAAAATCTAGATGATTGCTCATCTCCAAGGGGGATCTGAATTTTTGACCCCGAGCGGTTGTTAAGATAAAGCTAACTTGAGGGGAATGGGACCTAGTGAGAAAGAACCCAGGCTTTGGGGCCAGGTCATGGGACCCAGTGATAGCTCCATCCCTCCCACAACTGTGGGAAATATCACTGAATCTTTCTCAGCTTCAGTTTGCTCACAAGAAGATTGTTGAGAATTATATGTAGAAAAGCCTGACATATACTGAGtaggcttaaaaaaattttaattaactatatttgatttataatattgtgttagcttcaggtgtacagcttcagattcttttccattataggttattacaagatattgaatatagttccctatgctatacagtaaatccctgttgttcatctattttatatatagtggtgtgtatctgttaatcccatactcctaatttatccttctccctcccctttcccgttaggtaaccataagtttgttttctatgtctgtgactctgtttctattttgtaaataagttgatttgtattattattattatattttttggccacaccacatggcaatgtattattgttttagattccacatataagtattataatatttgtctttttctgcctgacatttcacttagtatcataatctGTACATCCATTCatatgctgcaaatggcaatatttcatttgtttttatggctgagtaatattccattttgtgtgtataccacattttatccattcatccatccatggacatttgagctgcttccacctttttttttttttttggctgtacatgggcctttcaccgttgtggctggcctctcctgttttggagcacaggctctggacgcgcaggctcagcggccatggctcacgggcccagccactccacggcatgtgggatcttcccggaccggggcacgaacccacatctcctgcatcggcaggcggactctcaaccactgcgccaccagggaagccctgcttccaccttttgactactGTAAAGAATACTACTATGaacacatcttctttttccattcatctattgatggacatttaggttgcttgagTAGGCTTAAATGGCAGCTATCAGATTAATTTATGAGCAGCCAGATGGACACAGGTAGAAGATGAGGTACAGAAGTCCAGGGTCACAGAGAAAAATTGTCTCAAATCTGATAAATGAGAATACCtcaattaaacaatattttagccttttaaaaaattgtggtaaaatacagaCTGTATAAAATTTACTGccttaaccattttaagtatacaattcagtagtgttaagtatattcatattgttATGCAACAAATCTCTAGGACATTTTCAtcctgtaaaactgaaactctatttCCATTAGtcagcaactccccatttccttctctccccagTCCTCAGTAACCACCATTCAACCTTCTGTCTCTAagaatttgactgctctagatatctcatataattggggtcatacattatttgtccttttgtgactggcttattacacttagcataatgtcctcaaggttcatccatgtgtcagaatttcattcctttttatagctgaatgatattccattgtgtgtatataccacattttatccattcatccatcaatggacacttgagCTGCTTCCACCTTCTGACTATTGTGAagaatgctactatgaacacagGTATACAACTATCTCTTTgggaccctgctttcaattcttttggatatataaccagaagtggaatagctggatcatagggtaattctatttttaatttttgaggaactgtcatactgttttccaaaatggttgcacaattttacatttgcaccagcagtgtacaaggatttcaatttctccacatcctggctacacttgttattttctgttggtttgtttgtttctttaattgtagccatcctagtggatatgAGGTGGtatgtcactgtggttttgatttgcatttctctaatgattagtaatgttgagcctTTTTTTGTATGCTTGTTggtaatttgtatatcttctttggagaaatgttttttcatgttatttgcccattttttaatcaggttattttgtttttgttaaattataggagttctttatatattctggattaaccccttatcagatacatgatttgcaaatattttctcccattctgtatgttgccTTTCATTCTATTAATTGTCTTTTGCTggacagaagttttaaattttgatgtagtccaatttgccttttttttccttttgttacctgtgctttttgctatcatatccaagaaatcactgcctaACGTAATATTATGAAGCTCTTCCCCTACGTTTTCttacagttttatagttttagctcttatggttaggcctttgatccattttgagttagtttttgtgtgtggtgtaaaaTAGAGTCCAGcttaatttttttgcatgtgaatattcaGTTGTGTCCGTGCaccatattttgaaaagattatgCTTTCCCCTCTTGCATTGTCTTAGCACTGTTGTCAAAAATCTGGACTCTCAGCTCCATCCTGCTACTgtactgtcttatagttttttagtaagttttaaaatcaggaagtgtgagtcctctaattttgttctttttcaagattgttttggctattgtaggTCTCTTTCATGTCCATATGGATTTTAGGATCAGGTTGTGAGTTACTCCAAAATAGCCAGCTgagattttgataagaattgagttcaatctgtagatcaatttggggagtattgtcCTCATAACACTATCAAGTCTTCTTATTGATGAACAtggaatttctttccatttatttaggttgtgcatttctttcaacaatgttttgtaattttcagtgtacaaggttttttttttgttgttgttgttttttaatttggcctcgccatgtggcatgtgggatcttatttccctgtccagggattgaacccacgccccttgcagtggaagcacggagtcttttttttttttttaattctttattggagtataattgctttacaatggtgtgttagtttctgctttataacaaagtgaatcagttatacatatatccccatatctcttccctctttcgtctccctccctccctcccaccctccctatcccacccctctaggtggtcacaaagcaccgagctgatctccctgtgctctgcggctgggaagcacggagccttaaccactggactgccagggaagtcccctgtgcaagtcttttacttcatttgttaaattttttcctgtgtatttgattcttttttaagcTATTGTGAATGGAactgtattcttctttttttttttttttatcctgggccacacattttattttatttttctaaaataaatttatttatttaattaatttatttttggctgcgttgggtcttcgttgctgtgcatgggctttctctagctgcggcgagcggaggctactctttgttgcggtgcgcaggcttctcattgcggtggcttctcttgttgcagagcacaggctctaggcacaagggcttcagtagttgtggcacgcgggctcagtagttgtggcttgtgggctctaggacacaggctcagtagttgtggcgcacgggcttagttgctccgcggcctgtgggatcttcccggaccagggcttgaacccgtgtcccctgcattggcaggcagattctcaaccattgtgccaccagggaagcctggaactgtattcttaaatttatttttgtattgttcattgctgtatagaaatacaaatgatttttgcatattgatctgGTATCCTACAAAGTTGCTGAACTCATTTGTTAGTAATCATGTGTTTgaggattccttaggattttctatatagaataTCACATCATTTGTGAATAGAAATTGTTTTACTTCTAACATTCCAATTTGTATggatcttatttctttttcttcactaatAGCCCTAGCTACAACTTTTATACAGTGTTGAGTAGACATGATGAGAGTGGATATACCTGTCTTATTGCTGATCTTAGGGGTAAAGCCTTTTGGCATAGAACaggatgttagctgtgggtttttcatagatgtcctttatcacATTGGGGAAAATCCCTTCTATTCCTTGTTTGttcagtgctttatttttttttatttttattttttttgcagtacgcgggcctctcactgttgtggcttctcccgttgcggagcacaggctccagacgcgcaggctcagcggccatggctcacaggcccagctgctccgcgacatgtgggatcttcccggaccggggcacgaacccgtgtcccctgtatcggcaggcggactctcaacaactgcaccacctgggaagcccaggaTAATGATTTTTTTATCTGCTAATCTCTGCACTTTTAttgggagtatttaatccatttatataaaatgtaattactAATGATatgttttacatctttaattttatttgctttatatatgttgtttgtcttttttgtccCTCCACTTCTCCATTACTGCCGTCTTTGTGTTTAATTCATATTTTGTAGTGTACCATTTTAATGcctttgttgtttcttttactataatttttgagttttttcttaCTAGTTGCTCCGAGATTACAACTAACATCATAATTGATAACAATCTAGTTGATGTTAATACCGAGTTTCAATAGTATTCAAAACTTTGCTCCAATATAGCTtcattccctcccccactcctttgTACTATTATTGTCATACAAGTTATAATTTTACACATTATGAACATATCAACagacttttaataattattattttacacaGCTGTCTTTTTCCATTAGATAGGATAAGTGTTAcaacataaatacatttataccatattttatatttctttgtatattaacTTTTACTTATGCTCTTGATTTCTTCATGGGGATTCATATACTGTCTGGTggcctttcatttcagcttgaagaataacctttagtatttcttgtaaagaaagtctgctagcaacaaattctctcaCTTTTGGTTTATTTGGGTATGTCTTAATTtcgccttcctttttttttaaatattcatttatttggttgcactgggtcttagttgcagcatgtgggctccttatttgcagcacacgggctccttagttgtggcatgtgaactcttagttgtggcatgcatgtgggatctagttccctgaccagggattgaacccgggccccctgcattgggagcgcagagtcttaaccactgtgccaccagggaaagtccctctccttcatttttgaaggatagtttttctggttatagaattcttttttttgtttttggatgaacTGTGCAGCTTGCGgggttttagttccctgaccagggattaaacccatacccttggcagtgaaagcagggagtcctaaccactggaccaccagggaattccccttggTTATAGAATTCTTGATTGAGCTTTTTCacttcagcactttgaatatattatcccACTGCCTCCTGACCTTCATCGTTGCTGATGAAACATTAGCAGTTACTCTTATTGAGGGTACTTTGTACATGataaattgtttttctattgctgcttATAGGATTCTCTGTCTTCTAGTAGTTTGACTCTGATGTGTTTAAGTGTGaatttctttgagtttatatTATCTTGACGTCATTGACCTTCTCAGATgtgtagattaattttttttataaaatatgagaTTAGGCCATGATTCCTCCAATACTATAATATTTATATCTCCCCCCCTTATAGAACTCCCATTGTGCATATTTTGGTATGCATGATGGTTTCCACAAGTCCCTGAGGCTgtgttcatttttcccttttttttttttttgttcttaagaATGGACAATTCCTGTTTTCCATCTTCACATTTATAGATTCTTCAAACCTGAAGCCACTTCAAACCTGCTGCTGAGCACCTctaataaaaaaaacttttattcagGCTTTCGTTTTTTAGAGCAGCTTAAGGTTCACAATGAAATTGAGGGGAAGATACAGAAATTTCCTATATATCCCCGGCCCCCACACGTACATAGCTTCCTCCATTATAACATCCTCAACCAGAGTGGTAACATTGTTacattgatgaacctacattgacacatcttAATCAgccaaagtccataatttacattagggttcactcttggtgttgtgcatGCAATGAAtttggacaaatgcataatggtatccatcattataatatacagagtattttcactgcactaaaaatcctctgtgctctgcctacacccccctccccacaatcccagcaaccactgatccttttgcTATCtctatacttttgccttttccagatgtcatatagttagaaacatacagtatgtagctttttcacattggcttcttccacttagtaatatatatttacggttcctccgtgtcttttttataaaatatttatttaatttatttattttctttatttttttgggctgcgtctggtctttgttgcggcacgcgggctctccaTCATAGCGcacgggcttctttctagttgtggcatgcaggttttttttctctagttgtggtgcacaggctccaggacacgtgcgctctgtagtttgcggcacacggacTCTCTTGTCAAGGCACttgagctcagtagttgtcgtgTGCCAGCtgagttgccccgcagcatgtgggatcttagttccccgaccagggattgaaccctcatcccctgcattggaaggtggattcttaaccactggaccaccagggaagtccccaggtcccccatgtgttttcatggcttgatagttcatttctttttagtgttgaataatattccattatctgggtgtaccacagtttatttactcACTCCCCTACTGAAGGacgtcttggttgcttccaaggtttagcaattatgaataaagctgctctagACCTTAATGTGCAGGTCTTAGTGTAGAAATaacttttcaactcctttgggtaaatactaaggagcatgagtgctggatcatgtggtaagagtatgtttagtttattaagaaaccatcaaactatcttccaaagtggctgtattactgtgcattcccaccagcaatgagtgaaggttccttttgctccacatcctcgccagtatttggtgttgtcagtgttccagattctgggcattttaataggtgtgtaatggtatcatgttgtgttttttttttttttttttttttttttttgcggtacgcgggcctctcactgttgtggcctctcctgttgcggagcacaggctccggacgcgcaggctcagcgaccatggttcacgggcccagccgctccgcggcatgtggaatcctcccggaccggggcacgaacccgcgtcccctgcatcgacaggtggactctcaaccactgcgccaccagggaagcccttgttgtttttttaaaataaatagatttatttatttatttatttgtttatgactgcgttgggtcttcgttgctgtgtgcgggcttctcattgcagtggcttctcatgttgtggagcacaggctctagggtgcagccTCAGTGgttttggcgcatgggcttagctgctccgcagcatgtgggatcttcccggaccagggctcaaacccatgtcccctgtattggc contains:
- the LOC136126403 gene encoding folate receptor beta-like, with product MPWKLTPLLLFLAWMAYQCSAQARTDLLNVCMDAKHHKIKPGPEDKLHDQCIPWKKNACCSAKVSQELHRDTSSLYNFNWEHCGKMKPACKRHFIQDNCLYECSPNLGPWIQEVNQSWRKERFLNVPLCKEDCQSWWEDCRTSYTCKTNWQKGWNWTSGSNKCPTGTTCGTFEFYFPTPAALCEGLWSNSYKLSNYSRGSGRCIQMWFDPAQGNPNEEVARFYALAMSAGAMPQGIRPLLLCLALILPLWLHE